The proteins below are encoded in one region of Arthrobacter sp. CJ23:
- a CDS encoding class I SAM-dependent methyltransferase: MSRRTGQGSRALLHDEVRPPWRQDVVSWLLGSPAPGERLSVLDLGAGTGLGSRTIAALGHTVTAMDTAEDMLSVLEAASLGLPPDIAGRITARLGSAERLPLDDRTFDAVVCLQAWHWVDPASAVAECDRVLVPGGMVGLAWHTWDRSKAWVRDLAAIVEPGGAARDQTASVPSAFAGRGGFERRRFPFDYELNVDQLVQLASSWTFVSQRPERQAILAEVRLLGAKAASPHTGLLAFPHVTDCYRLQRRATDR; encoded by the coding sequence ATGAGTCGACGGACGGGGCAGGGCAGCAGAGCCCTGCTCCACGACGAGGTCCGTCCTCCGTGGAGACAGGACGTCGTTTCCTGGCTGCTGGGCTCGCCCGCGCCCGGAGAGCGCCTTTCCGTCCTGGACCTCGGCGCTGGGACAGGGCTGGGAAGCCGGACGATCGCGGCCCTGGGCCACACCGTAACTGCCATGGATACCGCGGAGGACATGCTTTCTGTGCTTGAAGCAGCGAGTCTTGGGCTTCCACCCGACATCGCCGGCCGCATCACGGCACGCCTCGGCTCGGCCGAACGTTTGCCTTTGGACGACCGCACCTTTGACGCCGTCGTCTGTCTTCAGGCCTGGCATTGGGTGGACCCGGCGTCAGCCGTCGCCGAATGCGACAGGGTCCTGGTTCCCGGAGGCATGGTCGGCCTGGCGTGGCACACTTGGGACCGATCCAAGGCCTGGGTACGGGACCTGGCCGCAATCGTGGAACCCGGCGGTGCCGCAAGGGATCAGACTGCTTCTGTTCCTTCGGCATTTGCCGGCCGTGGAGGCTTTGAACGCCGGCGATTCCCGTTCGACTACGAGCTGAATGTGGATCAACTGGTGCAGCTCGCCAGTTCCTGGACGTTCGTCTCCCAACGGCCTGAGCGGCAGGCCATCCTTGCGGAAGTCAGGCTATTGGGCGCCAAGGCTGCTTCGCCCCACACAGGGCTCCTCGCTTTCCCCCACGTCACGGACTGCTACCGCTTGCAGCGCCGGGCGACGGATCGGTGA
- a CDS encoding response regulator transcription factor — MASSHSVTNNLPQLTHPDGSPIRALVVDDEPSLAELMSMGLRMAGWSVAVAGDGPAAVKLAKDFRPDVLVLDVMLPGFDGVELLGRIRAFAPEVPALFLTAKDDVQDRITGLAAGGDDYVTKPFSMEEVLLRLHRLVQRSGVAAMDTAELVVGDLTLNVDTREVTRGGEDIPLTATQFELLRYLMENPKRVVSKAQILDRVWDYDFGGQANIVELYISYLRKKIEANHPPMIHTVRGAGYVIKPAD; from the coding sequence ATGGCATCCTCGCACTCCGTGACCAACAACCTTCCCCAGCTGACCCACCCGGACGGCTCCCCCATCCGCGCCCTGGTGGTGGATGACGAACCCAGCCTTGCCGAGCTCATGAGCATGGGCCTGCGCATGGCCGGCTGGTCCGTGGCCGTGGCCGGCGACGGCCCCGCCGCCGTCAAGCTCGCCAAGGACTTCCGCCCCGACGTGCTGGTGCTGGACGTGATGCTGCCAGGGTTCGACGGCGTGGAGCTGCTGGGCAGGATCCGCGCCTTTGCGCCGGAGGTGCCTGCGCTGTTCCTCACCGCAAAGGACGACGTGCAGGACCGCATCACAGGCCTGGCCGCCGGAGGGGACGACTACGTGACCAAGCCGTTCAGCATGGAGGAAGTCCTGCTGCGCCTGCACCGCCTGGTCCAGCGCTCCGGCGTGGCCGCGATGGACACGGCCGAGTTGGTGGTGGGCGACCTGACCCTGAACGTGGACACCCGCGAGGTCACGCGTGGCGGCGAGGACATCCCGCTGACGGCCACCCAGTTCGAGCTGCTGCGCTACCTCATGGAAAACCCCAAGCGCGTGGTCAGCAAGGCCCAGATCCTGGACCGCGTGTGGGACTACGACTTCGGCGGGCAGGCCAACATCGTGGAGCTCTACATCTCCTACCTGCGCAAGAAGATCGAAGCCAACCACCCGCCCATGATCCACACCGTGCGCGGCGCCGGCTACGTCATCAAGCCCGCCGACTAG
- a CDS encoding nucleoside deaminase, producing the protein MSTNELYHAEHIAWMGLALDEARLALETEDVPIGAVVLGPDGGVLGAGRNEREAHGDPTAHAEIVAIREAAAALQRHALELGEGGDGWRLEDCTLVVTLEPCAMCAGAIVLARIPRVVFGAWDDKAGAAGSVFDILRERRLNHWVEVYPGVREEECAALLRDFFAAHRA; encoded by the coding sequence ATGAGCACCAACGAGCTTTATCACGCAGAACACATTGCCTGGATGGGGCTCGCCCTGGACGAAGCCCGCCTGGCCCTGGAGACCGAGGACGTGCCGATCGGCGCGGTGGTGCTGGGGCCCGACGGCGGTGTGCTGGGTGCCGGCCGCAACGAGCGTGAGGCGCACGGGGACCCGACGGCGCACGCCGAGATTGTCGCCATCCGCGAGGCGGCTGCTGCCCTGCAGCGCCATGCGCTCGAGCTGGGCGAGGGCGGCGACGGCTGGCGGCTGGAGGACTGCACACTGGTGGTCACCCTGGAGCCGTGTGCGATGTGTGCCGGGGCGATCGTGCTGGCGCGGATTCCGCGGGTGGTGTTCGGCGCCTGGGACGACAAGGCCGGTGCCGCAGGCTCGGTGTTCGACATCCTGCGCGAGCGCCGCCTGAACCACTGGGTGGAGGTCTACCCCGGCGTCCGCGAGGAGGAGTGCGCGGCCTTGCTGCGCGA
- a CDS encoding VOC family protein: MDWKLELVFVPVSDVDVAKDFYVNKVGFNADYDERPMDGLRFVQLTPPGSACSICIGEGLNDAPPGTAPSLQMVVSDIHKAHDHLKANGVDVSDVDIQDWGHFVYFSDPDGNKWAVQYLPGRPNG; this comes from the coding sequence ATGGACTGGAAACTTGAACTTGTGTTTGTGCCCGTGTCGGACGTGGACGTCGCCAAGGATTTCTACGTCAACAAGGTCGGCTTCAACGCCGACTACGACGAACGGCCCATGGACGGCCTCCGCTTCGTGCAGCTCACCCCGCCCGGTTCCGCGTGCTCCATCTGCATCGGCGAGGGGCTCAACGACGCCCCTCCGGGCACTGCCCCCAGCCTGCAGATGGTGGTCAGCGACATCCACAAAGCCCACGACCACCTCAAGGCCAACGGCGTGGACGTCAGCGATGTGGACATCCAGGACTGGGGCCACTTCGTGTACTTCTCCGATCCGGACGGCAACAAATGGGCCGTGCAGTACCTCCCGGGCCGGCCCAACGGCTAG
- a CDS encoding pyridoxal-dependent decarboxylase translates to MSALPDAYGAALERAMAHATDWLASVPERAVRPESDADQVAASLPPRLPDGPTDAADVVDELAALAEPGLMAIQSGRFYGWVMGGTLPAAMAADWLVTAWDQNAGLRFATPAAAAIEESAAAWLLDLLHLPEGSDVGFTTGATTANFVGLAAGRQYLMDEAGWDLADLGLNGAPPITTFAGRERHAAVDLALRYLGLGSCVPVHTDQQGRILPAALADAMDQQPGASLVCLQAGNLHSGAFDPMAEAVAVAHDRGAWVHVDGAFGLWAAVSPELGKHLAGVETADSWATDAHKTLNVPYDCGLAIVSRPDAVRRAFSVHTSYLIATEAGPGDPFEKVPEMSRRARGIPVWAALRQLGRSGTIAMVEGLARNARALAEGLSGIPGVEILNDVVFTQVSVSFGSDERTRRITQRLMAGGAVWMSGSEWRGRDILRISVSNWSTDAADVAQSVEAVRRAAEAEP, encoded by the coding sequence ATGTCTGCGCTGCCGGACGCCTATGGTGCCGCACTGGAACGGGCCATGGCCCACGCCACAGACTGGCTCGCGTCCGTCCCAGAGCGAGCTGTCCGTCCTGAGTCCGACGCCGATCAGGTCGCCGCCAGTCTCCCCCCGCGGCTCCCCGATGGACCCACCGATGCCGCCGACGTGGTTGACGAGCTCGCCGCATTGGCCGAGCCCGGTTTGATGGCGATCCAGTCCGGGCGGTTCTATGGCTGGGTCATGGGCGGGACGCTGCCGGCCGCCATGGCGGCCGACTGGCTGGTCACGGCCTGGGACCAAAACGCCGGCCTGCGTTTCGCGACGCCCGCCGCCGCCGCCATCGAGGAGTCCGCCGCGGCGTGGTTGCTGGACCTTTTGCACCTTCCTGAGGGGTCCGACGTCGGATTCACCACCGGAGCCACTACCGCCAACTTCGTGGGGCTCGCTGCAGGGCGCCAATACCTGATGGATGAAGCCGGCTGGGACCTCGCGGACCTGGGGCTGAACGGCGCGCCGCCAATCACCACGTTTGCCGGCCGGGAACGGCACGCCGCGGTGGACCTGGCCCTGCGGTATCTCGGCTTGGGGTCTTGTGTTCCGGTCCATACGGACCAGCAAGGGCGGATCCTGCCGGCTGCGCTCGCGGACGCCATGGACCAGCAGCCCGGGGCATCCCTGGTGTGCTTGCAGGCGGGAAACCTGCATTCAGGGGCGTTTGATCCTATGGCCGAAGCCGTCGCCGTGGCCCACGATCGCGGTGCCTGGGTGCATGTGGATGGCGCCTTCGGCTTGTGGGCAGCGGTGAGTCCGGAGCTCGGCAAGCATCTGGCAGGAGTGGAGACAGCGGACTCCTGGGCGACGGATGCCCACAAGACCCTCAACGTTCCCTACGACTGTGGGTTGGCGATCGTTTCACGCCCGGATGCCGTGAGGCGGGCATTCAGCGTCCACACCAGCTACTTGATCGCCACCGAGGCCGGGCCCGGAGACCCGTTCGAGAAAGTCCCCGAAATGTCCCGCCGCGCCCGCGGCATCCCGGTCTGGGCTGCCCTCCGGCAGCTGGGACGTTCGGGAACCATCGCCATGGTTGAAGGGCTGGCCCGCAACGCCCGCGCGTTGGCAGAGGGGCTGTCCGGCATTCCAGGGGTGGAGATCCTCAACGACGTCGTCTTCACCCAGGTCTCCGTCAGCTTTGGCAGCGATGAGCGCACGCGGCGCATCACCCAGCGGCTCATGGCGGGAGGCGCGGTGTGGATGTCTGGATCCGAATGGCGGGGGCGGGACATCCTGCGGATCTCGGTGAGCAACTGGTCCACGGACGCCGCCGACGTCGCGCAATCCGTGGAGGCCGTCCGGAGGGCGGCCGAGGCGGAGCCGTAA
- the upp gene encoding uracil phosphoribosyltransferase — protein sequence MRTLVVDHPLVAHKLTVLRDKNTPSPVFRQLTEELVTLLAYEATREVKTQPVEIETPVTKTIGTAFTKPTPLVVPILRAGLGMLEGMTKLVPTAEVGFLGMARDEETLDIITYAERLPEDLTGRQIFVLDPMLATGGTLREAIKFLFKRGASDVTCICLLAAPEGLAKLEEELSDANVKIVLASIDEKLNEKSYIVPGLGDAGDRLYGVAG from the coding sequence ATGCGCACACTCGTCGTGGACCACCCGCTGGTCGCTCACAAGCTCACCGTTCTGCGGGACAAGAACACTCCGTCACCGGTCTTCCGGCAACTCACCGAGGAACTCGTCACGCTGCTGGCCTACGAGGCCACGCGCGAGGTGAAGACCCAGCCGGTGGAAATCGAAACCCCGGTCACCAAGACCATCGGGACTGCGTTCACCAAGCCCACGCCGCTGGTGGTCCCCATCCTGCGTGCCGGGCTCGGCATGCTCGAGGGCATGACCAAGCTGGTCCCCACCGCCGAGGTCGGCTTCCTGGGCATGGCCCGCGACGAAGAGACCCTGGACATCATCACCTACGCCGAGCGCCTTCCGGAGGACCTCACGGGCCGCCAGATCTTCGTGCTGGACCCGATGCTGGCCACCGGCGGCACCCTGCGCGAGGCCATCAAGTTCCTCTTCAAGCGCGGCGCCTCGGACGTCACGTGCATCTGCCTGCTCGCCGCCCCCGAGGGCCTGGCCAAGCTGGAAGAAGAGCTCTCGGACGCCAACGTCAAGATCGTGCTGGCCTCCATCGACGAGAAGCTCAACGAAAAGTCCTACATCGTTCCGGGCCTGGGCGACGCCGGCGACCGCCTTTACGGCGTGGCTGGCTGA
- a CDS encoding histidine phosphatase family protein yields MSDHHIKRLVIMRHAKSDWPMGVPDHDRPLAERGHREAPLAGKWLLKHHVVPDFILCSSALRTRQTCTWVCSELGEKAPTPKLEDGLYAASAQRMLTVINHVPDTVTTLMIFAHMPGVQDLAMHLASRDSDHDAYMDAATRYPTSALTVMEIDKPWAELDGQDAKLTHFKVPR; encoded by the coding sequence ATGAGCGACCATCACATCAAGCGTCTGGTGATCATGCGGCATGCCAAGTCGGACTGGCCCATGGGGGTGCCGGACCATGACCGGCCGTTGGCGGAACGCGGCCACCGGGAGGCTCCGCTGGCCGGGAAGTGGCTGCTAAAGCACCATGTGGTCCCTGACTTCATCCTGTGCTCGTCCGCGCTGCGGACCCGGCAGACCTGCACCTGGGTGTGCAGTGAACTGGGCGAGAAGGCCCCGACGCCCAAACTTGAGGACGGCTTGTATGCCGCCTCCGCGCAGCGCATGCTGACCGTCATCAACCATGTGCCGGATACTGTCACCACGCTGATGATCTTCGCCCACATGCCCGGCGTGCAGGACCTTGCCATGCACCTGGCCTCGCGCGATTCGGACCACGACGCCTACATGGACGCCGCCACGCGGTACCCCACCAGTGCGCTGACGGTCATGGAGATCGACAAGCCGTGGGCCGAGCTGGACGGCCAGGACGCCAAGCTCACCCACTTCAAGGTGCCCCGCTAG
- a CDS encoding HAD-IA family hydrolase, which translates to MSHPAEQAAVLTVRAVLFDMDGTLVDSTAVVEQVWTEFAERHGLDIEEILRTSHGVQAGDTVRRFAPAGADLAALTAELGEMERTRTDGVIALPGATALLAALPDEAIALVTSADRILADVRMRAAGLAMPTTAVTAEAVTRGKPDPEGYLKAAALLGAGPADVVVFEDAPAGIAAARAAGMRTVVVGDAGGELEPGMWRIRDYSAVTVTAVKDDDGGHLISLAI; encoded by the coding sequence ATGAGCCATCCTGCCGAGCAAGCCGCCGTGCTGACCGTCCGTGCTGTCCTCTTTGACATGGATGGAACGTTGGTGGACTCCACTGCGGTTGTGGAGCAAGTTTGGACCGAGTTCGCCGAGCGCCATGGCCTGGACATCGAGGAGATCCTGCGGACCTCGCACGGCGTGCAGGCAGGGGACACGGTCCGCAGGTTCGCGCCCGCAGGCGCCGATCTTGCCGCCTTGACCGCTGAGCTCGGCGAAATGGAGCGCACACGGACGGACGGCGTCATCGCCCTTCCGGGCGCTACCGCCCTGCTGGCGGCGCTTCCGGACGAGGCCATCGCTCTGGTCACCTCCGCGGACCGCATCCTGGCGGACGTCCGCATGCGGGCCGCCGGCCTTGCCATGCCGACGACGGCGGTCACCGCCGAGGCCGTCACGCGCGGCAAGCCGGATCCGGAGGGGTACCTCAAAGCCGCGGCGCTGCTGGGCGCCGGACCCGCCGACGTCGTGGTTTTCGAGGACGCGCCGGCGGGCATTGCCGCCGCCCGCGCGGCCGGGATGCGCACCGTTGTGGTGGGCGACGCCGGAGGGGAACTGGAGCCGGGCATGTGGCGGATCCGGGACTACTCAGCCGTCACGGTCACCGCCGTGAAGGACGACGACGGCGGTCACCTCATCAGCCTCGCCATCTGA
- a CDS encoding HAMP domain-containing sensor histidine kinase — protein MSTLSGVPRPDGPRWLNPSTWHLRTRLVLVAMALLVAICGAIGLFSYASMDSFLTRQLDDRLSQQSRLSTAFGRPPSGNPTGRPDPLDAKGQGVGTLSARILGSAVSSAGFIDSDGTRATLSAEDKQVLLELPRDNRPADRTLSNGDYRLVATETPYGDVIVTGLPLADKQSTEASLVWTMVFVSLGGLVLIGLAGTVIIRRTMRPLEQLSEVATKVSRLPLDAGEVALAVRVPAKAAHPGTEVGSVGHALNLMLNNVSNALEARQQSETKVRQFVADASHELRTPLTAIRGYTELLRMTETFTDDGRKSLARVQSQSERMTALVEDLLLLARLDEGQPLKLAEVDLTQLVIETVSDEKVMAPEHVWQLNLPDEPVTVRGDAKQLHQVLANLLSNARKHTEAGTTVVTGVMLSADGSAVVTVTDNGPGIPAEFQGRIFSRFARADAARSGSEGTSGLGLSIVESIVHAHGGSVEVTSRPGRTEFALRLPVAKADGGPRQ, from the coding sequence ATGTCCACACTCTCCGGCGTGCCCCGCCCTGATGGCCCGCGCTGGCTGAACCCGTCCACCTGGCACCTGCGCACGCGTCTGGTGCTTGTGGCCATGGCCCTGCTCGTGGCGATCTGCGGGGCCATCGGCCTCTTCAGCTATGCCTCGATGGATTCGTTCCTCACGCGCCAACTCGACGACCGGTTGTCGCAGCAATCGAGACTCTCCACGGCCTTCGGCAGGCCGCCGTCGGGCAATCCCACAGGCCGGCCAGACCCCCTGGACGCGAAAGGCCAGGGTGTGGGCACGCTCAGCGCCCGGATCCTCGGTTCCGCCGTCAGCAGTGCAGGGTTCATCGACTCGGACGGCACCCGGGCCACGCTCTCCGCCGAGGACAAGCAGGTCCTGCTCGAGCTCCCGCGCGACAACCGGCCGGCGGACCGGACGCTGTCCAACGGCGACTACCGCCTGGTGGCCACCGAAACCCCGTACGGCGACGTCATTGTGACCGGGCTGCCGCTGGCCGACAAACAAAGCACCGAGGCCTCGCTGGTCTGGACCATGGTGTTCGTTTCCCTGGGCGGGCTGGTGCTGATCGGGCTCGCCGGGACCGTCATCATCCGGCGGACCATGCGGCCGCTGGAACAGCTGTCCGAGGTGGCCACCAAGGTGTCCCGCTTGCCGCTCGACGCCGGTGAGGTGGCACTCGCGGTGCGCGTTCCGGCGAAGGCGGCCCACCCGGGCACGGAGGTCGGCAGCGTGGGCCATGCCCTGAACCTGATGCTCAACAACGTCTCCAACGCGCTCGAGGCCCGGCAGCAAAGCGAGACGAAGGTGCGCCAGTTCGTCGCCGATGCCTCCCACGAGTTGCGCACCCCGCTGACTGCCATCCGCGGCTACACCGAGTTGCTGCGCATGACGGAGACGTTCACCGATGACGGACGGAAGTCGCTGGCACGCGTCCAGAGCCAGTCCGAGCGCATGACCGCCCTGGTGGAGGACCTGCTGCTGCTGGCCCGCCTGGACGAGGGGCAGCCGCTCAAGCTGGCGGAGGTGGACCTCACACAGCTGGTCATCGAGACCGTCAGCGACGAGAAAGTCATGGCCCCGGAGCATGTGTGGCAGCTCAACCTCCCGGACGAGCCCGTGACCGTCCGCGGCGACGCCAAGCAGCTGCACCAGGTCCTGGCGAACCTGCTGTCCAACGCACGCAAGCACACCGAGGCCGGCACCACGGTGGTCACCGGCGTCATGCTCTCGGCCGACGGCAGCGCCGTGGTCACCGTGACGGACAACGGGCCCGGCATTCCGGCGGAGTTCCAGGGCCGGATCTTCTCCCGCTTCGCCCGCGCCGACGCCGCGAGGTCGGGTTCCGAGGGGACGTCCGGGCTGGGCCTGTCGATCGTGGAGTCGATCGTGCACGCCCATGGCGGCAGCGTAGAAGTGACGTCCCGGCCGGGCCGGACAGAGTTCGCGCTCAGGCTGCCGGTGGCAAAGGCCGACGGCGGTCCGCGCCAATGA
- a CDS encoding glycosyltransferase codes for MTITDHAPRTVPAPVDTRSVVPVLDVIIPVCNDANRLEACLRQLHGHLLGTFPHSFRITVADIASTDRTLTVAERLARELPEVSVVRFEETGRGNALRRVWFASPSPVLAYLDVALSTDLAALAPLVAPLLSGHSEVAIGTRLARSSRVVRSRKNKLISRSYKLLLSLLMGARFSDAQCTFKAIRGDVARCILPHTVDNAWFFDTELLVLAERCGLRLHEVPVDWTDDSDVDVVRTAVADLRGMVRLTRDLLTGRIPVPELRAALARGPLRPA; via the coding sequence ATGACTATCACAGACCACGCCCCGCGCACGGTGCCTGCACCCGTGGACACCCGCTCCGTGGTGCCCGTCCTGGATGTCATCATTCCCGTGTGCAATGATGCGAACCGTCTTGAGGCGTGCCTGCGGCAGCTCCACGGGCACCTGCTCGGCACCTTCCCGCACAGCTTCCGCATCACCGTGGCGGACATCGCCAGCACGGACCGCACCTTGACGGTTGCCGAACGCCTGGCACGGGAACTCCCTGAAGTCTCCGTGGTGCGCTTCGAGGAAACGGGCCGCGGCAACGCGCTGCGCCGGGTCTGGTTCGCCTCCCCCTCGCCTGTCCTGGCCTACCTGGACGTGGCACTGTCCACGGACCTCGCCGCGCTGGCGCCTTTGGTGGCACCACTGCTCTCCGGCCATTCGGAGGTGGCCATCGGCACGCGGCTGGCCCGCAGTTCCCGCGTGGTCCGCAGCCGCAAGAACAAGCTCATCTCCCGCAGCTACAAGCTGCTCTTGAGCTTGCTCATGGGCGCCCGATTCTCCGATGCCCAGTGCACCTTCAAGGCAATTCGCGGCGACGTCGCCCGCTGCATTCTGCCGCACACCGTGGACAACGCGTGGTTCTTCGACACGGAACTGCTGGTGCTGGCCGAGCGCTGCGGCCTGCGGCTGCACGAGGTTCCGGTCGACTGGACGGACGACTCCGACGTCGACGTCGTCCGCACCGCTGTGGCGGACCTGCGCGGCATGGTGCGGCTCACCCGGGATCTGCTCACCGGCCGCATTCCCGTCCCGGAGCTCCGCGCGGCACTGGCCCGCGGCCCGCTCCGCCCCGCTTAG
- a CDS encoding RidA family protein: MTTRDFTFSKKLFQSSAPFSHFVRSGDLGFVSGIIAQDPRMGGLVSEDVSAQCRAMIGNLSTLLNEVGLGLENVLRTTVYLLDYADFHDINAVYAEEFTAPFPARTTLQVAGLPLGARVQIDAVVSVPSAA, translated from the coding sequence ATGACCACCCGCGATTTCACCTTCAGCAAGAAGCTCTTCCAATCGAGCGCACCGTTCTCACATTTCGTGCGGTCCGGCGACCTGGGCTTTGTCTCAGGCATCATCGCGCAGGATCCCCGAATGGGAGGGTTGGTTTCAGAGGATGTCTCCGCTCAGTGCCGTGCCATGATCGGGAATCTGTCAACGTTGCTCAACGAGGTCGGTCTCGGGCTGGAGAATGTACTTCGGACCACCGTCTATTTGCTTGACTATGCCGACTTCCATGACATCAATGCCGTCTACGCGGAGGAATTCACAGCGCCGTTTCCAGCCAGAACCACATTGCAGGTTGCCGGACTGCCACTCGGTGCCCGTGTGCAGATTGATGCTGTAGTCAGCGTTCCGTCCGCCGCCTGA
- a CDS encoding gluconokinase, which produces MDNKLPPLVVMGVSGCGKSTIGGMLGERLGIPFADGDDYHPTANKAKMANGIPLEDEDRLPWLAEIGRALADGSAIIACSALKRRYRDLLRSYAPGLVFVYLSGDPAVLSERINGRSHEYMPSSLLQSQLATLEAPESDEAFIAVDISAEPDVIVDQLVVRLAGN; this is translated from the coding sequence ATGGACAACAAACTCCCGCCACTCGTAGTCATGGGCGTCTCGGGCTGCGGCAAGTCCACCATCGGAGGGATGCTCGGCGAACGGCTGGGCATCCCGTTTGCCGACGGGGACGACTACCATCCGACCGCGAACAAGGCGAAGATGGCGAACGGCATCCCCCTTGAGGACGAGGACAGACTGCCTTGGCTCGCCGAAATCGGGCGGGCCCTCGCTGACGGATCGGCCATCATCGCGTGTTCTGCCTTGAAGCGCCGGTACCGGGACCTTCTCCGCAGCTACGCGCCCGGCCTGGTATTCGTTTACCTCTCGGGTGACCCCGCGGTTCTTTCCGAGCGGATCAACGGACGTAGCCACGAATACATGCCCAGCAGCCTCCTGCAGTCCCAACTGGCGACGCTCGAAGCCCCCGAATCCGACGAAGCCTTCATCGCCGTGGACATCAGCGCGGAGCCGGACGTCATCGTTGATCAGCTCGTCGTAAGACTGGCAGGCAACTGA
- a CDS encoding winged helix-turn-helix domain-containing protein has translation MSVASGYVHISVRNANKAASNAGLRPGFGNRPAYAQPSQANGQQAPGYVPQGYNPNSYGQLRAVPANEAAPMTAPTPVVAPADRALRPVPNENVARGFVLYMGIDEETAAAAGTSIAKLAQEIRAYAQSLVTGAESYAAVAVAPAGAPGSALDVVRSTFGDPTVAARQRTEPARPAQQQDARPSGVLIDLARREVHLDGESLNLTFKEFELLNYLVENGTRTVGRDELLEGLWRNAEEVPNERTIDVHIRRLRSKLGRLANTVRTVRGQGYRFYEHPEVIVWAAPEYSI, from the coding sequence ATGTCAGTTGCATCCGGATACGTCCACATCTCCGTTCGAAACGCCAACAAGGCCGCCTCCAACGCAGGGCTCCGTCCCGGCTTCGGCAACCGCCCGGCGTACGCCCAGCCGAGCCAGGCCAACGGCCAGCAGGCGCCCGGCTATGTTCCCCAGGGCTACAACCCCAACTCGTACGGCCAGTTGCGTGCCGTGCCGGCGAACGAGGCCGCACCGATGACGGCTCCCACGCCCGTCGTGGCCCCGGCCGACCGTGCCCTTCGCCCCGTGCCCAACGAAAACGTGGCCCGTGGTTTTGTCCTCTACATGGGCATTGACGAGGAAACCGCGGCGGCTGCCGGCACCTCGATCGCCAAGCTCGCCCAGGAGATCCGCGCCTACGCCCAGTCGCTCGTGACGGGTGCCGAGAGCTATGCCGCCGTCGCCGTCGCGCCGGCCGGAGCGCCCGGTTCCGCGCTCGACGTCGTCCGTTCCACCTTCGGCGACCCCACCGTGGCCGCCCGCCAGCGCACCGAACCGGCCCGCCCGGCACAGCAGCAGGATGCCCGCCCCTCCGGCGTGCTGATCGACCTCGCCCGCCGTGAGGTGCACCTGGACGGCGAATCCCTGAACCTCACGTTCAAGGAATTCGAGCTCCTCAACTACCTCGTCGAAAACGGCACGCGCACCGTGGGCCGCGACGAACTGCTCGAGGGTCTGTGGCGCAACGCCGAGGAAGTGCCGAACGAGCGCACCATCGACGTCCACATCCGCCGCCTTCGCTCCAAGCTGGGCCGACTGGCGAACACCGTACGCACGGTGCGTGGCCAGGGCTACCGCTTCTACGAGCACCCCGAGGTCATCGTCTGGGCTGCTCCGGAATACTCGATCTAG